The nucleotide sequence ATGTGGGCGAGATGACTTGAGATACATTGGACTGTATATCGGTCTGCGTACGCAGCCAAGTTTGCAGGCCTCGAGGTGTCACCTACAACAACGTTTACATAGAAGTCTAAAGCTCCACTGCAGTGTCACTTCTTTTCTTGGCTGGCCATCAAGAATCGTTGTTGGACATCCGATAGGCTTGCTCGACGTGGGCTACCCCACCGAGCCTCCTGCCTGTTCTGTGACCGGAGTGAAGAGACCATTAGCCACATAATGATCATTTGTGTCTTGGCGAAGGAGATATGGCACCGCGTCGCTATCGCAAGTGGAAGACCAAAGTTTGAACCAAGGTTCAATGAGACCTTGCTCGACTGGTGTGTCAGACAAAAACTGAGGGACGAGAACAAGAAGTACGCATGGGCGTTGTGCCTTCTAGGCATGTGGGAAATCTAGAAACACCGAAATGACATCCTCTTCAACGGCGCGTCTCCATCTCCAGCCCAACTCATCCGAAGGATTGACAACGAGGGAAGGGTATGGGTGACGGCGGGGCTGATCAGCAAAGCTCTTGAGGGGTTAGTAGTGGAGGCATCACCGCGGGTAATTCAGGAGTAGTCCGTCATGTAGCTCTTGGGGTGGAGATGGCTTCGATGAGCCATTTGTAAATTATGTCCTGCATGACCCATTGGGAGTCTCTCTCACATTTCTTCTATAATGAATGATACGTACTCTCGTGCGTATTTGAGAAAAAAATTGAGAAAAAAGTGAAAGGGAAACAGTACACGAAAGTGCACTTTGGATCAGGTGCTAGCAACGAATGAGTGGAGAACGATGTTCTATCAACACTCACCACACCCACTTTCGAAACTATGCTTGTCAAATCAGTAAAGAAGTACTCTCTCTGTGAAAagaatataagatcgtttagatctaTGAAATTATTCCCTCCATCCCAGAATAggtgattcaaatttgaactagtgAGGGACTAGCAGTCTTTGCAGACCATCACGTACAAATATTATTGTTTGCATGCCGTAGCCACACACACGTTCTGACAGACTGCACCATGTGAACCATGTATTACTTCGACTCATAGGGACAGTATGTGATCTATCAACTTGTCTACTGCCAGCTGAGTTGACCCCGCGCTGCCCAAAGCCTCCATTGCTTTGATCTAAAGCTCCTTCGCTCTCTCCCTCATGGCCGCGCCATCGTCCCCTTCCATGAACCTCGCGATCGCCTCCGCAACCTTGCCCCGTTCCAGCTTGCCGGCCAGCAAGGCTCCCGTCCGCCACACCTCCTCCACGTACCTCCCGTTGGCCAGCTGATCGCCGAAGAGCGGCCTGCACAGCATCGGCACCCCCTCGCAGATGCCCTCCAGCGTCGAGTTCCAGCCGCTGTGCGTCCAGAACCCGTCGACCGCACGGTGGCCGAGCACCTCCTGCTGCGGCGCCCACCGCACCACCTTGCCCCTGCCCTCCGCCGCCCGCTCGAACCCCTCCGGCAGCTCTACGTCCTCGGCGCCGGAGCCGATGACGAGGCCCCGCCGGACGACCCACAGGAATGGCCTGCCGCTGTTGGCGAGGCCCCACGCGACCTCCTCGAAGTCTTCCCGGCTCACCGGGGCCACGCTCCCGAAGCTCACGTACAGCACGGAGCCCGCGGCCTGCGCGTCCAGCCACTCGATGCAGCTCCGGTCTGCCTCGAGCAGGCTGCTGCCGGCGCCGCCGATGGCGGAGAGCTTGTGGAGCGGGCCGATGGCGAAGACCCCGACGCCGCTGGCGGCGAGCTCGGAACGGATCGCCTCCAGCTCCGGGGTCTCGAGCGCTTCGAACGTGTTGATCACGACCCCCGAGGAGTTGTCCGTGACCTCGGTGGCCGTGTCCAGGAGCCTGTTCGCCATCTCTGGGTTGGGATATTTGCTGGGGTCGAACAGGTCCGACACCCGGATCGGCGCCAGCTCCTTCACCGGCTTGTCCAGCTCGTGCTCTGAGCAGAGTATTCCATCCAGAGATCTCAGCAACTAATTGTGATCACGATTAACAACACACAGAATTAGTAGTGAGTAGTGACTGTAACTAACCTTGCGCCGGCAGGTATCCCTTGTCGTGGAGCATGGCGTAGGACCGGAACAAGCGGATGGCGGCCGCGCTGCCGGTGTGCAGCACGACCGTCGGCATGCCCAGCTCGGTCGCGGCCTTCTGCGCGGCGGGGAGGCTGGTGTCGATGACAAGGCACGACGGGCGGGGCTCCAAGGCCGCGAGCGCGTCGCGGACGCACCCTGACTCCTCCATGGCATCGTTCATCGCGAGGATCTTGCCGATGCCGTCCTTGGCGTCCGGCATGCCGCCGTCGGCCACGGCGACGAAGCCGAACTCCGGGTGGGCGGCCGGGTCGAGGGCGTTGAAGGTGGTGTGGAGGACGGTGATGGCGAGGCCTCGGCCGTGGAGCGCGTCGGCGAGCTGCAGCGCCGGGCTGAGGTGGCCCTGGAACGGCAGCGGGAACAGCGCGACGTGACCCCCGGCCATCGTTGTGGAGCAGCTGAGTTTTTCGCCGGTCAGAGACTAAGAGTACGACTATTTATATATCCTAGTGCAGAATGTTAGTCAGTGCAGGAAGCTTCCAGGAAATTTCGGGGTTTTTATTCCCAAGAAGAAGTTAGATACTCCCTCCAAGGTCCTTTTTACTGCACATATTAGATTTTTGTCAAGTTAAACTTTGcaatgtttgaccaaatttatattaaaaaatatcaatatctacaatatcaaatttatacgctatgaaactacatttcataatgaatctaacaatattgatttggcattgtgaatgCTGATGCTTTTTTCTACAAGTTTGATCAAACTAGAGATATTTTGTTTTCGGGTAAAACCTATACGCGGACTAAAAAGACCGAAGGGAGATTTGCGATTACATCAACATGTGGAAATTTCGAAAAGAAATACACTTTGTAAAATGGTAGAGTAGCTCCCAAGGCTCTTGACTGACATCGGAAGATTCTTTACAAGATTGGGTTTCGTTTCCTGGGCGACAAGGGTTGAAGTAGCGGGCCTTGACTTGTCAGGGTAATTAAGTCACTACAACTAAATAAATAGTGAAAGTGGACAGCACATAATTAAGTAGCCACGCGGCAAGGACAGGGGTCACGTGGTCTGATAAGGTGGACAGGGTGATCGTCGACGGTGATGTGATGACGGGCGTAGTTGAAACGGTCAAATGGTTGAACTCCTCCCACACTAGCAAAGTAACCTTGCACGCGAAGCTCGAGTGCTCGCAGCCAAGATTCTGGATGAGATTAAGGATTGGAAGCCCGCACTCAACGGAGCAGGAGGTTTGCAACGTTTTGTGAGAGAATAGCCTAGTTGTTCGCAACTCGCTAGGCTTCTTGTAAATCCTTATGctctcttctataaaaatatgatacGTATTTTGTGTACTTTAAAACTAAAAACATGCACACAAAGCAACCGGTAACTACTCTGGTTTCTGTGTATAGAAGGGATAGATCAGCAACTTTTCTAAACAGTAAGGACATAATTCTTACCATGGCAGGGACTGCAATCTAAATTACCTAGTTAGAGTATGTTAACGATCTTGTATTTCTTAACAGAGGGAGTATCTATCAACGACGAGGTTAATAAAAAGTAGACATGAGAAGAACCCATGGAAGCTATAGAAGTACTGCATTTATAGCGCTAACAAGTTCCAGTGAAAGAAGAAAAATACATCTCCAAGTTGGATTTTTGCTACACCTGTATTTGGCCAGCCTCCACCAAAATCCATGGCACCAAAGACATATTGTGTTGCCCTTCAGGAAACAATCAAAGCGGATTTCAACTACCTCGAGCTCAAATCCGTAGACCCACAGGAAAAAAATTGCTTGGCAATGGGTGCCGACTGTAGGACATTCGGATGGTTTACTCTTGGGCATCGACAAAACTCAATACTTTGTCTCAAATTGAAGTTTGGGCCGTTTTTCCTCGGCGCTTCTATCCAAAGAGTTGCCACGCAAGCTACTTGGGAGTTGTGTGTGGTTTATTTCCCTGCTGATTGATTTTCTCGACGAGACGAGGTCTAAGATTGCCACTATTTCCTCCCTTGTTATCATCAGATGTGATTTCCACTTCACCCGAGAAGCTGGCGACAAGTCGTCGGGTAACATTTGCCGGAGTAGAGTCAATCTGTTTAATGATGCCCACAATGATGTGGCACTGAGCGATGACTTTTATTACTTTCAAGATTTATAGGAAAATCTGTTGTACTATCAAGTTTATTTTTCTTCACAAAGTTGCGCTATGAAGGTTTTTTTTAGGACATGGAAGAGAATAAGGTAACAGTGATCTCGTGCCCAGTCTGTTTGAGAGCTACCACGTGATGGGTTAGAATTTTCGAACGTTTGAGAGCCCAGATTTGCAGGTCGTTGATGTAGATGCTCTTATGCCCGTCTCTCCATCCTCTTCAGCGTTTGCTAATTGAGAATctaaaaagaatcactaaaaaaagaaTGCTGATAATACCCACACGTACGATGGGAGCAACACCCGCCCACACATCATGTGTGATATaagcaggaggcagcccacacgggtcatgtgtgggcgaacattagaaccgcccacatgtgtgggcgcacctacttcgtgccacacgcccaatAAATACTACTCATTCTCACCCTGCAGGTGTGGCACAAAGTAAATATGCACACACGTCCTGGCGCAGTTACGTTAGTTACTCGCAAGATGACGTTTTACTTACCCCGGAGACGGCAATTTTAGTTATCTGCAATGGCAAATATAGTTGTAAAAGTATGGCAACtctctctgttttggttaactatagttacCATGACTAATTTACTAGTTGACACGTGTGGTCCAATCATAGCTGCCATGCACGATTAATCATAGTTGCTATGTGTGTTTACCTGATTGCCGTGTACgcgcaactacagttgccatctgCCAACGAATTATAGTTGCCATGTGCGTTTACCTAGTTGGCacatacgcgcaactgcagttgccatcttttATGTACGAGTCGTCATGTGGGCGAAAAACAATTCACCCACACGCGGGCGGACTAGGTAGTGACTATGTGGGCGGGAACTGATTTGCCCACACGATGTAGCAGGCAACCGCACGCTGCGGGTCGTGTGGGCGAGCGCTCTAACGCCCACACAACATGCTATGTCTATGTGGCACTGAAATTCCAACAAATTCGTGCAAAGCAGAATCAACATGGATCAACACGTATAGACGAAGTACAAACataccacacgtgtgggcattatcGTCCGAGAAAAAAGAATTATACATGCCCTTCTATGCACGTGCCATGCAACGCAAGATGTATTCAAACGCTCATGTAAAGGTCTAGCTTGGCTTACCGCAGCTGTCTTGCCGTCGCCGCCCGCGCATCTTCGAGCTTGGACGGGtcacgctgccgtcgccgccgcagcgtTCTCTCGCCGGTCTGGTGCACGTGCACCGCCGAACGAGGCCCCCGTACTCGCCGCCGCCGTGGGCACGTTTCTCTTGGCTCTTTCCCTTCTCTTTGTGGTTTTTCTTGTGTACATATGTTTTCCCTGGGCGCATTCTCTGGTACGGCCCCCTCCGCTGCGTGTGCTTCTGCACAACCTTTTATAGGCAAGGATCGTACCACAGAATGGATAGAAACGATCCGCTCCAGCGCAGCGGCAGAGTTGTTTGTCAGGTCCT is from Triticum aestivum cultivar Chinese Spring chromosome 3A, IWGSC CS RefSeq v2.1, whole genome shotgun sequence and encodes:
- the LOC123063326 gene encoding DIMBOA UDP-glucosyltransferase BX9 translates to MAGGHVALFPLPFQGHLSPALQLADALHGRGLAITVLHTTFNALDPAAHPEFGFVAVADGGMPDAKDGIGKILAMNDAMEESGCVRDALAALEPRPSCLVIDTSLPAAQKAATELGMPTVVLHTGSAAAIRLFRSYAMLHDKGYLPAQEHELDKPVKELAPIRVSDLFDPSKYPNPEMANRLLDTATEVTDNSSGVVINTFEALETPELEAIRSELAASGVGVFAIGPLHKLSAIGGAGSSLLEADRSCIEWLDAQAAGSVLYVSFGSVAPVSREDFEEVAWGLANSGRPFLWVVRRGLVIGSGAEDVELPEGFERAAEGRGKVVRWAPQQEVLGHRAVDGFWTHSGWNSTLEGICEGVPMLCRPLFGDQLANGRYVEEVWRTGALLAGKLERGKVAEAIARFMEGDDGAAMRERAKEL